A genomic window from Bdellovibrio sp. SKB1291214 includes:
- the glmM gene encoding phosphoglucosamine mutase: MTPDMVVKIGQAIGYILQKQKYNAHPSLRKVVIGKDTRLSGYMIEQALASGLNSMGVAVQLVGPLPTPGIGYLTRTMRAVAGIVISASHNPFHDNGIKVFGADGFKISEEMEREIERLVLEEDLTALLPPSKEIGRTRRIDDSQGRYIVYVKSTFPLEYTLDGMRIVLDTANGAAYKVAPSIFQELGAEVIQLGDDPNGTNINDKVGALYPQKLAEAVVQYRADVGISLDGDADRVIMVDEKGQIVNGDRILAISALHMKERGLLKNNTLVATQMSNFGLEKAMNDAGIKVVKVGVGDKYVVEEMRKNGYNLGGEQSGHIIFLDHTTTGDGCVAALGVLAVMKQTNKKMSDLARVFDDMPQVLINLRVKRRMELDEIKGYHDLIANVEKKLAGNGRVFVRFSGTEPVIRVLVEGKDKTEISTYADEIAAFLEKELS; this comes from the coding sequence ATGACTCCGGATATGGTTGTTAAAATCGGTCAGGCGATCGGTTACATTCTTCAAAAACAAAAATACAATGCTCATCCCTCACTTCGTAAAGTGGTTATCGGTAAAGACACGCGTCTTTCAGGTTACATGATCGAACAGGCTCTTGCGAGCGGTTTGAATTCGATGGGTGTCGCTGTTCAATTGGTTGGACCACTTCCAACTCCTGGTATTGGCTATCTGACACGTACAATGCGTGCGGTGGCTGGTATCGTTATTTCGGCCTCTCACAATCCATTTCATGACAACGGGATCAAAGTATTTGGTGCCGATGGTTTTAAAATCTCTGAAGAGATGGAGCGTGAAATCGAACGCCTGGTTCTTGAAGAAGACCTGACGGCCTTGTTGCCACCAAGCAAAGAAATTGGTCGTACTCGCCGTATCGATGACTCCCAAGGTCGCTACATCGTCTATGTGAAATCCACATTCCCACTAGAATACACTTTGGATGGCATGCGTATTGTTCTGGATACAGCAAATGGTGCGGCTTACAAAGTGGCTCCTTCGATTTTCCAAGAGTTGGGTGCGGAGGTGATCCAGTTGGGTGATGATCCGAATGGAACGAACATCAACGATAAGGTTGGTGCTTTGTATCCACAAAAACTTGCCGAGGCAGTTGTTCAGTACCGTGCTGACGTGGGTATCAGTCTTGATGGTGACGCGGATCGCGTGATCATGGTGGATGAAAAAGGTCAGATCGTTAACGGGGATCGTATTCTTGCTATCAGTGCTCTGCATATGAAAGAGCGGGGCCTACTGAAAAACAACACCCTAGTTGCAACGCAGATGTCGAACTTCGGTCTTGAAAAAGCGATGAACGATGCTGGTATTAAAGTTGTTAAAGTCGGTGTAGGCGATAAATATGTTGTCGAAGAGATGCGTAAAAACGGCTACAACTTAGGTGGGGAGCAATCAGGTCATATTATCTTCTTAGATCACACAACAACGGGTGACGGGTGTGTAGCAGCGTTAGGCGTTCTTGCGGTGATGAAGCAAACAAATAAGAAAATGAGTGACCTTGCGCGCGTATTTGATGACATGCCTCAAGTGTTGATCAACTTGCGTGTTAAACGTCGCATGGAGCTTGATGAGATCAAGGGCTATCACGATTTAATCGCCAATGTTGAAAAGAAACTGGCGGGCAACGGCCGTGTCTTTGTCCGTTTCTCTGGAACAGAGCCGGTGATCCGCGTGCTTGTTGAGGGTAAAGACAAAACTGAAATTTCCACCTATGCCGATGAGATCGCTGCATTCCTTGAGAAAGAACTCAGTTAG
- the rnc gene encoding ribonuclease III: MNSLEMRLGYKFKNTALLARALTHKSYANELKNHTEHNEKLEFLGDAVLDLVVGEFLYEKYPQDTEGGLSKKRASIVNEEVLFELARDMELNKILQLGKGEAQTGGALKPRLLASSLEAIVGAMYLDGGFAAAQTFVRKEFLPLCDKTCCNEDFERDYKTRLQELVQKAQKETPKYEVLAEEGPPHDRQFVVCVKVKDEIWSKGRGRSKKNAEQDAAKSALDAKFKETK; encoded by the coding sequence ATGAACTCGCTCGAAATGCGTTTAGGTTATAAATTTAAAAACACTGCTTTGCTGGCTCGTGCTCTTACGCACAAGAGTTACGCAAACGAACTTAAGAACCATACTGAGCACAATGAAAAGCTTGAGTTCTTGGGCGACGCTGTTTTGGATCTGGTTGTGGGGGAGTTTCTTTACGAAAAATACCCGCAGGATACAGAAGGTGGATTGTCTAAGAAACGTGCCTCGATTGTGAATGAAGAGGTTTTGTTTGAACTTGCTCGGGATATGGAGCTGAACAAAATTCTTCAACTTGGTAAAGGGGAAGCGCAAACCGGGGGCGCATTGAAACCTCGTCTCTTGGCTTCTTCATTGGAAGCTATCGTAGGGGCGATGTATCTGGATGGCGGCTTTGCCGCTGCTCAAACCTTCGTTCGTAAAGAGTTCTTACCACTTTGTGATAAGACCTGCTGTAACGAAGATTTTGAAAGAGACTATAAAACGCGATTGCAGGAACTTGTGCAAAAGGCGCAGAAAGAAACGCCTAAGTACGAAGTCCTGGCAGAGGAAGGTCCTCCGCATGATCGTCAGTTTGTAGTGTGTGTAAAAGTTAAAGATGAAATCTGGTCCAAGGGGCGCGGACGCAGTAAAAAAAATGCCGAGCAAGATGCGGCGAAAAGCGCTTTAGATGCAAAGTTTAAGGAGACGAAATAG
- the cdaA gene encoding diadenylate cyclase CdaA encodes MMLQQFIDNLIFIVQHLRVQDAIDMILVWMVVYRILVLIKRTGTIQMLSGLGVLAIGYILSIWLELFTFNWILEKFFSNLFVIVVVLFQAEIRRALAHIGSNPFFTDASTIQETQVIEEIAKGIILTAQKGFGALVVVEREIVIDYHIEFGTEMESKVSAELLASIFHPESPMHDGAVLIRNGKIHSAGCFLPLSKNPALDKNLGTRHRAAIGLTEETDALVFVVSEENKSIGIVQGGHLSPNVELGDIRKALYETFGLKYKAFSQQGDLS; translated from the coding sequence ATGATGTTGCAGCAATTTATCGACAACCTCATCTTCATCGTCCAGCACTTGCGTGTGCAAGATGCGATCGACATGATCCTTGTGTGGATGGTGGTTTATCGTATCCTGGTTCTGATCAAAAGAACCGGCACGATTCAAATGCTCTCCGGTCTTGGAGTTTTAGCCATTGGCTATATCCTCAGTATCTGGCTTGAGCTCTTTACCTTTAACTGGATCCTTGAAAAATTCTTCTCTAACTTGTTCGTGATCGTGGTTGTTTTATTCCAGGCCGAGATCCGCAGAGCGCTTGCGCATATTGGATCTAATCCATTCTTCACAGATGCCTCCACAATCCAAGAAACTCAAGTTATCGAAGAGATCGCTAAGGGTATCATTTTGACTGCGCAAAAAGGCTTTGGAGCGCTTGTCGTGGTTGAGAGAGAGATTGTGATTGATTATCACATCGAATTCGGGACGGAGATGGAATCGAAAGTCTCAGCGGAACTTTTAGCTTCGATCTTTCATCCGGAAAGCCCCATGCATGACGGCGCAGTCCTGATCCGCAATGGTAAAATACACTCGGCGGGATGTTTCTTGCCTCTCTCAAAAAATCCAGCGTTGGATAAAAACTTGGGAACTCGTCACCGTGCTGCGATTGGTTTAACGGAAGAGACAGATGCCTTGGTGTTCGTGGTTTCAGAAGAAAATAAATCTATCGGTATCGTGCAAGGTGGTCACTTAAGCCCGAATGTGGAGCTGGGTGATATCCGTAAAGCTCTGTATGAAACGTTCGGCCTCAAATACAAAGCCTTCTCTCAGCAAGGAGATTTGTCATGA
- the ftsH gene encoding ATP-dependent zinc metalloprotease FtsH produces the protein MRSTQKTLALWFFLIIMAVFLFQAYESKHQRMIGDFNYSKFTEAVKAKEVASVTFRQETSEIVGEMKPDFEKKYNGTHFQIVGNTQDEGFKFLEANGITPNYERADNGGFFQSLIVNWLPLILIVAMFLFIMRQIQVGGGKAMSFGKSRARLLTEHKNRVTFKEVAGVDEAKDDLQEIVSFLKDPKKYTKLGGRIPKGVLLVGSPGTGKTLLARAVAGEAGVPFFTISGSDFVEMFVGVGASRVRDLFEQGKKNAPCLIFIDEIDAVGRHRGAGMGGGHDEREQTLNQLLVEMDGFESSEGVIMIAATNRPDVLDPALLRPGRFDRRVVVNKPDLKGREQILGVHTRKTPLGPDVDTSKIARGTPGFSGADLENLVNEAALVAARTDKKYLEMEDFEKAKDKVIMGSERRSMVISDEDKKVTAYHEAGHTLVNRKLTGLDPIHKVTIIPRGMALGVTQTLPEKESVSLSKSTAENMIAFLFGGRAAEEVIFKDVTTGAGNDIERATSIARRMVCEWGMSKLGPLAFEKSGGEVFLGMQYGHQSHKEYSEAKAEEIDAEVSKIINTGYATAVRILTENKQALESITQALIEYETIDGHEVDMMINGAAVSEIEKYRNNRRDTNLALAEAKGIGKKDDSSGSDPVGNTGPVTI, from the coding sequence ATGCGATCTACACAGAAAACGCTAGCCTTGTGGTTTTTCCTAATCATCATGGCTGTGTTCTTGTTCCAAGCCTACGAGAGCAAGCACCAAAGAATGATTGGTGATTTCAATTATTCTAAATTCACTGAAGCGGTTAAAGCGAAAGAAGTTGCTTCTGTAACTTTCCGTCAAGAGACCAGCGAAATTGTCGGTGAGATGAAGCCTGACTTCGAAAAGAAGTACAACGGCACTCATTTCCAAATCGTCGGTAATACTCAAGATGAAGGATTTAAATTTTTGGAAGCGAACGGTATCACGCCGAATTACGAGCGTGCTGACAACGGTGGCTTCTTCCAATCTTTAATTGTGAACTGGTTGCCATTGATTTTGATCGTGGCGATGTTCCTATTTATCATGCGCCAAATTCAAGTGGGCGGTGGTAAGGCGATGTCTTTCGGTAAATCCCGTGCGCGCCTTTTAACTGAGCACAAAAATCGTGTGACGTTCAAAGAAGTCGCGGGTGTTGACGAAGCTAAAGATGATCTTCAAGAGATTGTGAGTTTCTTGAAGGATCCAAAAAAATACACGAAACTCGGTGGCCGTATTCCAAAAGGTGTGCTTTTGGTGGGTTCTCCGGGTACTGGTAAAACATTGCTTGCTCGCGCCGTGGCGGGTGAGGCGGGTGTTCCCTTCTTCACAATCTCGGGTTCTGACTTCGTAGAGATGTTCGTGGGCGTGGGTGCTTCTCGTGTTCGTGACTTGTTTGAACAAGGTAAAAAGAATGCTCCTTGCTTGATCTTCATCGACGAGATCGATGCCGTAGGTCGCCATCGTGGTGCCGGCATGGGTGGTGGTCATGACGAGCGTGAGCAAACTCTGAATCAATTGCTCGTTGAAATGGACGGCTTCGAATCTTCTGAAGGGGTTATCATGATCGCAGCGACGAATCGTCCTGACGTTCTTGATCCAGCGTTGTTGCGTCCAGGTCGTTTCGACCGCCGCGTGGTTGTGAATAAACCAGATCTTAAAGGTCGTGAGCAAATCTTGGGCGTTCATACGCGTAAGACTCCACTCGGACCTGACGTTGATACTTCTAAAATTGCTCGTGGTACTCCGGGCTTCTCGGGTGCAGACCTTGAGAACCTTGTGAACGAGGCCGCTCTTGTGGCCGCTCGTACAGACAAAAAGTATCTTGAGATGGAAGACTTTGAAAAAGCGAAAGACAAAGTGATCATGGGATCTGAAAGAAGATCTATGGTTATCTCTGACGAAGATAAAAAAGTGACTGCTTACCATGAAGCGGGTCATACGCTGGTGAATAGAAAATTGACGGGTTTAGATCCGATTCACAAAGTAACGATCATCCCTCGTGGTATGGCTTTGGGTGTAACTCAAACTCTTCCAGAGAAAGAATCTGTGTCTTTGTCGAAATCAACTGCTGAGAACATGATTGCCTTCTTGTTCGGTGGTCGTGCGGCTGAAGAAGTGATCTTTAAGGACGTGACGACAGGCGCGGGTAATGATATCGAGCGCGCAACATCAATCGCTCGCCGTATGGTTTGCGAATGGGGTATGTCGAAACTAGGTCCTTTGGCGTTTGAGAAATCAGGCGGCGAAGTGTTCTTGGGTATGCAATATGGTCATCAATCCCACAAAGAATACTCTGAGGCGAAAGCGGAAGAGATCGATGCGGAAGTTTCAAAAATTATCAACACAGGTTACGCAACTGCGGTTCGAATCTTGACTGAGAACAAACAAGCTCTTGAGTCTATCACTCAAGCCTTGATTGAGTATGAGACAATTGATGGTCACGAAGTTGATATGATGATCAACGGTGCGGCGGTTTCTGAAATTGAAAAATACAGAAACAACCGTCGTGATACAAACCTGGCGCTGGCAGAGGCTAAAGGGATCGGTAAAAAAGACGATTCTTCAGGCTCTGATCCAGTAGGAAACACCGGGCCAGTGACAATCTAA
- the mnmA gene encoding tRNA 2-thiouridine(34) synthase MnmA, with translation MSKGRVLVAMSGGVDSSAAAALLVEQGYEVIGATMQVWDYSTCDIEEGNGTCCSSIDVDDARSVADRLGIPFYVLNCEAKFRAAVIDPFLKAYLEGQTPLPCVNCNTYLKFDHLVKKMKELECDYLATGHYAKIVTDENGKSSIHTSTDDWKDQTYFLFTIDPELVPKLLFPIGDMKKPQVREYSEKMGLVTAKKKDSQGICFVGGIGYQNFIKGQVPKAVLDSKKGLLKRYPTGEVMAKHEGIHNYTYGQSKGLGMDHHEKLFVIKIDAADNTVWVGDEKYLFAHEVDVVDPHMLGDLQDGELMNVKIRYQHKGSPALVYKTDTGFKLKFKEPQRAVTPGQAAVFYRERELVGGGWITL, from the coding sequence ATGTCTAAGGGACGAGTACTTGTTGCTATGAGCGGAGGCGTGGACAGTTCCGCCGCGGCTGCGCTGTTAGTGGAACAGGGCTATGAAGTTATCGGGGCCACAATGCAAGTTTGGGATTACTCAACTTGTGATATCGAAGAAGGAAACGGCACGTGCTGTTCATCGATCGATGTGGATGATGCGCGCTCAGTGGCGGATCGTTTGGGCATTCCGTTTTACGTACTGAATTGCGAGGCGAAATTTCGCGCCGCTGTTATTGATCCTTTCTTGAAAGCGTATCTTGAAGGACAAACACCACTACCGTGTGTGAACTGTAACACGTACTTAAAGTTTGACCATCTGGTGAAAAAGATGAAAGAGCTTGAATGTGATTACTTGGCCACGGGTCACTACGCAAAAATCGTAACAGATGAAAACGGCAAGTCTTCAATCCATACATCGACCGATGACTGGAAAGACCAAACGTATTTCTTGTTCACGATTGATCCAGAGCTTGTGCCAAAACTTTTATTCCCGATTGGCGATATGAAAAAGCCCCAGGTGCGTGAGTACTCTGAGAAAATGGGATTGGTCACAGCTAAGAAAAAAGACTCTCAAGGTATTTGCTTTGTGGGTGGAATTGGTTACCAAAACTTTATCAAAGGCCAAGTACCAAAAGCGGTTTTGGATTCTAAAAAAGGTTTGTTGAAACGCTATCCGACGGGCGAAGTGATGGCTAAGCATGAAGGTATTCATAACTACACTTACGGTCAAAGTAAGGGTCTAGGTATGGATCATCACGAAAAACTATTCGTGATCAAAATTGATGCTGCAGACAATACGGTTTGGGTTGGTGACGAGAAGTACTTGTTCGCTCATGAAGTTGATGTTGTTGATCCTCACATGTTGGGTGATTTGCAAGACGGCGAGTTGATGAACGTTAAAATCCGTTATCAACACAAAGGCTCTCCGGCCTTGGTTTATAAAACCGATACTGGATTTAAATTGAAATTCAAAGAACCTCAGCGTGCAGTGACTCCGGGTCAAGCGGCTGTGTTTTATCGCGAGCGCGAACTTGTAGGAGGCGGATGGATCACTCTGTAG
- the tsaE gene encoding tRNA (adenosine(37)-N6)-threonylcarbamoyltransferase complex ATPase subunit type 1 TsaE — translation MSSILNSQRQIKSQQELKVFWQEFLPHLSERCVLLLSGDVGAGKTTSVQAIAEILGMKDVQSPSFAIHLRYENAEGLAMDHLDLYRLDDDDDLESSGFWDLFAPKKGFVVVEWAQRLDYDYLPLNWQRVEVSITKGPSETERIITSRLL, via the coding sequence ATGTCTTCGATCTTGAATTCTCAAAGACAAATCAAATCGCAACAGGAACTTAAAGTGTTTTGGCAGGAATTTCTGCCACACTTAAGTGAACGTTGCGTTTTGCTTTTAAGTGGTGACGTGGGTGCGGGTAAGACCACTTCCGTGCAAGCCATCGCTGAAATTTTGGGAATGAAAGACGTCCAATCGCCGTCCTTTGCCATTCATCTTCGTTATGAAAATGCAGAGGGTCTTGCGATGGATCACCTGGATTTATATCGCTTGGACGATGACGACGATCTTGAAAGCTCGGGTTTTTGGGATTTATTCGCTCCGAAAAAAGGCTTTGTCGTGGTCGAGTGGGCTCAACGTTTAGATTACGACTATCTTCCCCTGAACTGGCAACGAGTCGAAGTCAGTATCACCAAAGGTCCATCGGAAACTGAGAGAATTATTACCTCTCGTCTGCTTTAG
- a CDS encoding cysteine desulfurase family protein, protein MLQTKILHYFDHNATTPVCAEVIAALPEFAAAGGNPSSIHWGGRQPKNLIRDARKAISDALNISPLEIVFTSGGSEANNTVLKGLFDYYHTAQFITPEQRRRTHFMCSAVEHPSIMKTMAHLEAMGARVSYIPVSREGVIDLKFYQEHLSEETALVSVMFANNETGTLFPIKQMAEMAHAKGALFHTDAVQGFGKAPLNLKELNVDFASISGHKFYSIKGTGVLYMKKGMNVSPLIHGGAQERHRRGGTENTLGIACLGLMAQRAPLVADKAFEVSKLRDHMEARILAEIPEVTITAVETPRLSNTSSLVIKGADGETMLMSLDIKGYAVSTGAACSSGNPEPSPVLLAMGLSRQEAQNSLRVSLGWETTLAEVDGFVEALKAVVTRLRSIEHEEGETYHV, encoded by the coding sequence ATGCTTCAGACCAAAATCCTTCACTATTTCGATCACAATGCGACCACACCCGTGTGTGCTGAAGTGATCGCCGCATTGCCTGAGTTTGCTGCCGCTGGTGGTAATCCGAGTTCTATTCATTGGGGTGGCAGACAACCTAAGAATTTGATTCGTGATGCGCGCAAGGCAATTTCTGATGCATTGAATATCTCACCACTCGAAATCGTATTTACATCGGGTGGCAGTGAAGCCAACAACACCGTTCTTAAAGGTCTTTTTGATTACTATCACACGGCTCAATTTATAACTCCGGAACAACGTCGTCGCACACACTTCATGTGCTCCGCCGTTGAACATCCAAGCATTATGAAAACCATGGCGCATCTTGAAGCGATGGGCGCGCGTGTTTCGTACATTCCGGTGAGCCGAGAAGGTGTAATTGATTTGAAGTTCTATCAAGAACACTTAAGTGAAGAGACCGCATTGGTGTCGGTGATGTTTGCGAATAATGAAACGGGCACTTTGTTTCCAATCAAACAAATGGCCGAGATGGCTCACGCGAAGGGCGCTTTGTTTCACACCGACGCTGTTCAAGGTTTTGGTAAAGCACCTTTGAATTTGAAAGAGCTCAATGTCGATTTCGCATCGATCTCGGGTCATAAGTTTTATTCCATCAAAGGTACGGGAGTGCTTTACATGAAAAAAGGCATGAATGTGAGTCCTTTGATTCACGGGGGCGCACAAGAGCGCCATCGTCGTGGTGGTACTGAAAACACATTGGGTATTGCGTGCTTGGGTTTGATGGCGCAAAGGGCTCCACTGGTTGCTGATAAAGCATTCGAAGTGAGCAAGCTTCGCGATCACATGGAAGCTCGTATCTTGGCGGAAATTCCAGAAGTCACAATCACCGCTGTTGAAACTCCGCGCTTAAGCAACACAAGTTCTCTTGTGATCAAGGGTGCGGATGGGGAAACAATGTTGATGTCTTTGGATATCAAGGGTTACGCCGTCAGCACAGGGGCTGCTTGTTCGAGTGGGAATCCAGAACCAAGTCCGGTGTTGCTGGCGATGGGGCTTTCTCGTCAAGAGGCGCAAAATAGTTTGCGCGTGAGCTTGGGTTGGGAAACGACTTTAGCGGAAGTAGATGGATTTGTTGAAGCATTAAAGGCGGTCGTGACTCGTTTGCGATCGATTGAACATGAAGAGGGAGAGACATATCATGTCTAA
- a CDS encoding GNAT family N-acetyltransferase has protein sequence MIAQRPLPSRLLGPRLILQKHPLSLASEMFAMIDANREHLKHMPWTQLTNSVEDSKNWINATHNEWDNLALFDYGIYVDQKYIGSCGVHSINWEFKHCELGYWIGQEFEGKGYISEAVKLLENECFKAGFHRVEIRCASFNEASARVALKNGYKLEGELREDSIVNGEYRSTKVFGKLRREWNALA, from the coding sequence ATGATCGCTCAAAGACCACTTCCTTCGCGTTTATTGGGGCCCCGTTTAATACTTCAAAAGCACCCGTTGTCATTGGCATCTGAAATGTTTGCGATGATAGACGCCAATCGCGAGCACTTAAAGCACATGCCATGGACTCAGCTTACAAACTCCGTTGAGGATTCAAAAAATTGGATCAATGCAACCCACAATGAATGGGATAATCTGGCGTTGTTCGATTACGGCATTTATGTCGACCAGAAATACATTGGCAGTTGCGGTGTTCACTCGATCAATTGGGAGTTTAAACATTGCGAGCTTGGATACTGGATCGGTCAAGAGTTTGAAGGCAAAGGTTATATCAGCGAGGCGGTAAAGCTTTTAGAAAATGAATGCTTCAAAGCGGGCTTTCACAGAGTGGAAATTCGCTGTGCTTCCTTCAATGAAGCCTCCGCTCGTGTGGCTTTAAAAAATGGATATAAATTAGAAGGGGAGCTTCGCGAAGATTCTATTGTTAACGGAGAATATCGCAGCACTAAGGTTTTTGGAAAACTTCGCCGTGAGTGGAATGCCTTGGCATAA
- a CDS encoding pyridoxine 5'-phosphate synthase, with protein MKHKIRLGVNVDHVATLRQVRGGTTAYPNLLDMVKKSVKGGAEQITIHLREDRRHIQLHDLKTLSKSCPVPLNLEMAATSQMVSFAKKYRPQWVCFVPEKRAELTTEGGLDVKKGYKKMLPMVEKLQRIGIEISMFIEPSIEQVEASYEVGADAVEFHTGKWVHLKGAAKAKEWKRLVEAAEWANYLGLNVHAGHGLDYAHSKEINKLPYLQEVNIGHSLVCYALEDGMETAVKKMRKILK; from the coding sequence ATGAAACATAAAATTCGTTTGGGTGTGAATGTTGATCACGTAGCTACTCTTCGCCAAGTGCGTGGTGGTACCACTGCTTATCCTAACTTGTTGGACATGGTTAAAAAATCCGTTAAGGGTGGTGCTGAGCAAATCACGATTCACTTGCGCGAAGACCGTCGTCACATTCAATTGCACGACTTGAAAACGCTTTCTAAATCTTGCCCAGTTCCGTTGAATTTGGAAATGGCAGCGACATCACAGATGGTGTCTTTCGCCAAAAAATATCGCCCACAATGGGTTTGCTTTGTTCCTGAAAAGCGCGCAGAGTTGACGACTGAGGGCGGCCTTGACGTTAAAAAAGGCTATAAAAAAATGCTTCCAATGGTTGAGAAACTTCAGCGCATTGGAATCGAAATCTCAATGTTTATCGAGCCTTCCATTGAACAAGTTGAAGCTTCATATGAAGTGGGTGCAGATGCCGTTGAATTTCATACGGGTAAGTGGGTGCATTTAAAGGGCGCTGCGAAAGCCAAAGAATGGAAGCGTTTGGTGGAAGCCGCTGAATGGGCCAACTATTTAGGTTTGAATGTTCATGCTGGTCATGGTCTAGATTACGCACACTCTAAAGAAATCAACAAGTTGCCATACCTTCAAGAGGTGAACATTGGCCATTCGCTGGTTTGCTACGCACTGGAAGACGGAATGGAAACCGCTGTTAAGAAAATGCGTAAGATCTTAAAGTAA
- the mtaB gene encoding tRNA (N(6)-L-threonylcarbamoyladenosine(37)-C(2))-methylthiotransferase MtaB — MDHSVETPVPSQVNRDVKYQVHTFGCKVNTYDAGLIQKNLNANGFAPVIRGEKDARIHVLNTCAVTAEATKEAVRYIRRLKVKDPFCTIVVTGCAAQVDTGSFSSLPGADLIVANSHKGNLPDLLNKHFRGELTEKVFKSNIFKKEDLEMGGGIEKHHTRTFLKIQDGCNSFCTYCIIPYARGKSRSISIANLVHRINDLYAEGSREVVLTGVHIGDYEDEINGQQMVMEDLIENLLARTKMPRFRLSSLEPVEVSERLLDLYSDSRLCPHFHMSIQSANTDVLHHMKRKYTQDDVRKSLLAIEKRVPNSFVGMDVITGFPTETKEQFEDTAKCLAELPWTKLHVFPYSERQGTRAAALDVSVYPHVRAERAAVLRELSIERYTQQANLQIGTTKKVLVLKNAAKGGQGLSHDYWPVDIAGAESFLSHWAGQEIDVKITGYDHSNKSHMEGHLIGEVLS, encoded by the coding sequence ATGGATCACTCTGTAGAAACACCCGTGCCTAGCCAAGTGAACCGCGATGTGAAATATCAGGTTCATACTTTTGGTTGTAAGGTGAACACTTACGATGCAGGTCTTATTCAAAAGAACCTGAATGCGAATGGCTTTGCTCCGGTCATCCGTGGCGAAAAGGATGCACGCATTCATGTCTTGAATACGTGTGCGGTGACAGCAGAAGCGACGAAAGAAGCGGTTCGCTATATTCGTCGTTTAAAGGTGAAAGATCCATTCTGTACGATCGTGGTCACAGGCTGTGCTGCGCAGGTTGATACGGGTTCATTCTCGTCGCTTCCGGGTGCTGATTTGATCGTGGCGAATTCACATAAAGGAAACCTGCCGGATTTGTTGAATAAACATTTCCGTGGTGAGCTGACTGAGAAAGTCTTTAAATCCAACATCTTTAAAAAAGAAGATTTGGAAATGGGTGGGGGGATCGAAAAACACCACACTCGCACTTTTTTAAAGATCCAAGACGGTTGCAACAGCTTCTGTACTTACTGCATTATTCCTTATGCTCGCGGTAAGTCGCGTTCCATTTCGATTGCGAATTTGGTACACCGTATTAATGATCTTTATGCTGAGGGTTCTCGTGAAGTCGTTTTGACTGGTGTTCATATCGGTGACTACGAAGACGAAATCAACGGCCAACAGATGGTGATGGAAGATCTGATTGAAAATCTTTTGGCGAGAACTAAAATGCCTCGCTTCCGCTTGTCTTCTTTAGAGCCGGTTGAAGTCTCTGAAAGATTATTGGATCTTTATTCTGATTCTCGTTTGTGTCCTCATTTCCATATGAGTATCCAAAGTGCGAATACAGATGTGCTTCACCATATGAAACGCAAATACACGCAAGACGATGTTCGTAAGTCTTTGCTGGCGATTGAAAAGCGCGTTCCAAACTCTTTCGTGGGTATGGACGTGATTACTGGATTCCCAACAGAAACCAAAGAGCAGTTCGAAGACACTGCAAAATGCTTAGCAGAACTTCCTTGGACGAAATTGCACGTATTCCCGTATAGCGAGCGACAAGGTACTCGTGCGGCGGCATTAGATGTTTCAGTCTATCCTCACGTGCGTGCTGAACGCGCGGCTGTTTTGCGTGAGCTAAGTATTGAGCGTTATACTCAACAGGCAAATCTTCAAATTGGCACAACTAAAAAAGTTCTGGTTTTGAAGAATGCTGCTAAGGGTGGTCAAGGTTTAAGCCATGATTACTGGCCCGTGGATATTGCCGGAGCTGAAAGCTTCTTGAGTCATTGGGCGGGTCAAGAAATCGACGTCAAAATTACTGGTTATGATCATTCCAATAAATCTCATATGGAAGGTCATTTGATCGGGGAGGTTCTGTCATGA